A single Methylobacterium sp. 17Sr1-1 DNA region contains:
- a CDS encoding flavodoxin domain-containing protein: protein MSRSALLPRTAPFGDAERAHLDAALGSTTALQRAWLAGFLAGLDAAGGTAAAEAPAPAAPPRAAEPLTIVFASESGNSEKLAGDVSKLARKSGFKPKVVDFADLDVAALGKEKRLVVIAATWGEGEPPARAVRAYGEIMGEGAPRLDGVEFGVLALGDTSYAEFCAIGKRLDARFEELGGKRVLPRIDCDLDFDKPAAAWIKDALKALAPAEPAGNVVAVDFARSTADEDAEVSREPVTVEVIEHVNLNSSRSDKETIHLALAFEDAAPAYEPGDSLELYPENDPALVDQILKAAGLEGDSALRQALLAERDITTLSAATVERFVKATGHEEARRLIESNEVRAWIEGRHLIDLIETYPAKLTAQHLSDITRPLPPRAYSIASSRAEVGDEAHLTIAAVRYTTHDRARTGVASVHVADRIRSGAKLKVRVKPNKHFRLPKDPATDIIMVGPGTGVAPFRAFVQERRATEAPGRNWLFFGDRHFTHDFLYQLEWQEALEDGSLKRIDVAFSRDQPEKIYVQDRIWEQRRELVSWLDGGAHFYVCGDAKAMAKDVRAALVRAFADVKGLDAAAAEAAVAGLERGHRYQQDVY, encoded by the coding sequence ATGTCTCGCTCCGCGCTTCTTCCCCGCACGGCTCCCTTCGGCGACGCCGAGCGGGCCCATCTCGACGCCGCCCTCGGCTCCACGACCGCCCTGCAGCGGGCGTGGCTGGCGGGCTTCCTCGCCGGCCTCGACGCCGCCGGCGGCACGGCCGCCGCCGAGGCCCCGGCCCCGGCCGCCCCGCCGCGGGCCGCCGAGCCGCTGACGATCGTGTTCGCCAGCGAGTCCGGCAACTCCGAGAAGCTCGCCGGCGACGTGTCGAAGCTCGCGCGCAAGAGCGGCTTCAAGCCGAAGGTCGTCGACTTCGCCGACCTCGACGTGGCCGCGCTCGGGAAGGAGAAGCGCCTCGTCGTCATCGCCGCCACCTGGGGCGAGGGCGAGCCGCCGGCCCGGGCCGTGCGGGCCTATGGCGAGATCATGGGCGAGGGCGCGCCGCGCCTCGACGGGGTCGAGTTCGGCGTGCTGGCGCTCGGCGACACCTCCTACGCGGAGTTCTGCGCCATCGGGAAGCGCCTCGACGCCCGGTTCGAGGAGCTGGGCGGCAAGCGCGTGCTGCCGCGGATCGATTGCGACCTCGACTTCGACAAGCCGGCCGCCGCCTGGATCAAGGACGCCCTCAAGGCGCTGGCTCCGGCCGAGCCGGCCGGCAACGTCGTGGCGGTGGATTTCGCCCGCAGCACCGCCGATGAGGACGCCGAGGTCAGCCGCGAGCCGGTCACCGTCGAGGTGATCGAGCACGTCAATCTCAACTCGTCGCGCTCCGACAAGGAGACGATCCACCTCGCGCTGGCCTTCGAGGACGCGGCCCCGGCATACGAGCCCGGCGATTCCCTCGAACTCTACCCCGAGAACGATCCGGCCCTGGTCGACCAGATCCTGAAGGCCGCGGGCCTCGAGGGCGATTCCGCCTTACGCCAGGCGCTGCTCGCCGAGCGCGACATCACCACCCTCTCGGCCGCGACGGTCGAGCGCTTCGTCAAGGCCACCGGCCACGAGGAGGCGCGCCGCCTGATCGAGTCGAACGAGGTCCGGGCCTGGATCGAGGGCCGGCACCTCATCGACCTGATCGAGACCTACCCGGCGAAGCTGACCGCGCAGCATCTCTCGGACATCACCCGGCCGCTGCCGCCGCGGGCCTACTCGATCGCCTCCTCGCGGGCCGAGGTCGGCGACGAGGCCCACCTGACCATCGCGGCGGTGCGCTACACCACCCATGACCGCGCGCGCACCGGCGTCGCCTCGGTCCACGTGGCGGACCGGATCCGCAGCGGCGCCAAGCTGAAGGTGCGGGTGAAGCCGAACAAGCATTTCCGCCTGCCGAAGGATCCGGCCACCGACATCATCATGGTCGGCCCCGGCACCGGCGTGGCGCCGTTCCGCGCCTTCGTGCAGGAGCGCCGCGCCACCGAGGCGCCCGGCCGCAACTGGCTGTTCTTCGGCGACCGCCACTTCACCCACGACTTCCTGTACCAGCTCGAATGGCAGGAGGCCCTGGAGGACGGCTCGCTCAAGCGCATCGACGTCGCCTTCTCCCGCGACCAGCCCGAGAAGATCTACGTCCAGGACCGGATCTGGGAGCAGCGCCGGGAGCTGGTGTCCTGGCTCGACGGCGGCGCCCACTTCTACGTCTGCGGCGACGCCAAGGCGATGGCCAAGGACGTCCGGGCGGCGCTGGTGCGGGCCTTCGCCGACGTGAAGGGTCTCGACGCCGCGGCTGCGGAAGCCGCCGTCGCCGGCCTGGAGCGCGGCCACCGCTACCAGCAGGACGTGTACTAG
- a CDS encoding Lrp/AsnC family transcriptional regulator yields MDAIDLKILALLQNDATLSIAQIGERVGLSQTPCWKRIQRLEADGVIDRRVAVLDPVKLGLGLTVFVSIETSDHSREWLERFAATVSGMPEVLEFYRMAGDVDYMLRVVVADMQAYDAFYKRLIAVLPLKNVTSRFAMEKVKSTTALPLPTAPFVQPLAAGGK; encoded by the coding sequence GTGGATGCCATCGATTTGAAGATCCTCGCCCTGCTCCAGAACGACGCCACCCTGTCGATCGCCCAGATCGGGGAGCGCGTCGGCCTGTCGCAGACCCCCTGCTGGAAGCGCATTCAGCGCCTCGAGGCGGACGGGGTGATCGACCGCCGGGTGGCGGTGCTGGATCCGGTGAAACTGGGGCTAGGGTTAACGGTCTTCGTCTCGATCGAGACCAGCGACCATTCCCGCGAATGGCTGGAGCGCTTCGCCGCCACCGTCTCGGGGATGCCCGAGGTGCTGGAATTCTACCGCATGGCCGGCGACGTGGATTACATGCTCCGCGTCGTGGTGGCGGACATGCAGGCCTACGACGCCTTCTACAAGCGCCTCATCGCGGTGCTGCCGCTGAAGAACGTGACGTCGCGCTTCGCCATGGAGAAGGTGAAGAGCACCACCGCTCTGCCGCTTCCGACGGCCCCCTTCGTCCAGCCCCTCGCGGCCGGCGGAAAATAA
- a CDS encoding phosphoadenylyl-sulfate reductase, whose protein sequence is MTLPLDRAAQDLAARLRPLALPARLALIDATVDGRLVFTTSFGLEDQALTHALRMAKSRAEIVTLDTGRLFPETYDVWAETEAAYNFRIRAYAPEREAEESFVAESGINGFRHSVAARQACCGFRKVEPLGRALAGAAGWLTGLRAGQSANRAETPLAEADHARGLIKLNPLADWTREALAELIHQNYVPYNVLHDRGFPSIGCAPCTRAVKVGEPERAGRWWWEQAGKQECGLHVAGAPGSAIAPGREPAAFEPALSDSQPAPESSSTKSSPTKTNPELAA, encoded by the coding sequence ATGACCCTTCCCCTCGACCGCGCGGCGCAGGACCTGGCCGCGCGCCTGCGTCCCCTCGCCCTGCCGGCGCGTCTCGCGCTGATCGACGCGACGGTGGACGGCCGCCTGGTCTTCACCACGAGCTTCGGCCTCGAGGATCAGGCGCTCACGCACGCCCTGCGCATGGCGAAGTCGCGCGCCGAGATCGTGACCCTCGATACCGGCCGGCTCTTTCCGGAGACCTACGACGTCTGGGCCGAGACCGAGGCGGCGTATAACTTTCGGATTCGCGCCTACGCGCCGGAGCGCGAGGCGGAGGAAAGCTTCGTCGCGGAATCCGGCATCAACGGCTTCCGCCACTCGGTGGCGGCGCGCCAGGCCTGCTGCGGCTTCCGCAAGGTCGAGCCCCTCGGCCGTGCGCTCGCCGGCGCCGCCGGCTGGCTCACGGGCCTGCGCGCCGGGCAATCGGCCAACCGGGCCGAGACGCCGCTCGCCGAGGCCGACCACGCCCGCGGGTTGATCAAGCTCAACCCCCTGGCCGACTGGACCCGCGAGGCGCTCGCCGAGCTGATCCACCAGAACTACGTGCCCTACAACGTGCTGCACGACCGCGGCTTCCCGTCGATCGGCTGCGCGCCCTGCACCCGCGCCGTCAAGGTCGGCGAGCCCGAGCGGGCCGGCCGCTGGTGGTGGGAGCAGGCGGGCAAGCAGGAATGCGGCCTGCACGTCGCGGGCGCGCCCGGCAGCGCGATCGCTCCCGGCCGCGAGCCCGCCGCTTTCGAGCCGGCACTCTCCGACAGCCAACCCGCGCCCGAATCATCCTCGACCAAGTCTTCCCCGACCAAGACCAACCCGGAGCTGGCCGCATGA
- the cysD gene encoding sulfate adenylyltransferase subunit CysD — protein sequence MSAALKVRTDGLDRLTHLQRLEAESIHIMRETVAETENPVMLYSIGKDSSVLLHLALKAFAPGRLPFPLLHVDTTWKFREMIAFRDQRAKELGLDLLVHTNPDGLARGIGPVSHGSEVHTDVMKTQALRQALDKHKFDAAFGGARRDEEASRAKERIVSLRTAQHRWDPKRQRAEPWHLYNMRKQRGESLRIFPLSNWTELDIWLYIEQENIPIVPLYFAAERPVVQRDGQLIMVDDERLPLNPGEMPETRLVRFRTLGCYPLTGAVESDAATLPEIIGETLAARTSERQGRVIDKDGAGAMERKKQEGYF from the coding sequence ATGAGCGCCGCCCTCAAAGTTCGTACGGACGGCCTCGACCGCCTGACCCACCTCCAGCGCCTGGAGGCCGAGAGCATCCACATCATGCGGGAGACGGTCGCCGAGACCGAGAACCCGGTGATGCTGTACTCGATCGGCAAGGATTCCTCGGTCCTGCTGCACCTGGCGCTGAAGGCCTTCGCGCCGGGCCGGCTGCCGTTCCCGCTGCTCCACGTCGACACGACCTGGAAGTTCCGCGAGATGATCGCCTTTCGCGATCAGCGCGCGAAGGAGCTCGGCCTCGACCTCCTCGTCCACACCAACCCGGACGGGCTCGCCCGCGGCATCGGGCCGGTGAGCCACGGCTCCGAGGTCCATACCGACGTGATGAAGACGCAGGCCCTGCGCCAGGCTCTCGACAAGCACAAGTTCGACGCGGCCTTCGGCGGCGCGCGGCGCGACGAGGAGGCCTCGCGCGCCAAGGAGCGCATCGTCTCGTTGCGCACCGCGCAGCACCGCTGGGACCCGAAGCGCCAGCGCGCCGAGCCCTGGCACCTCTACAACATGCGCAAGCAGCGCGGCGAGAGCCTACGGATCTTCCCGCTGTCGAACTGGACCGAGCTCGATATCTGGCTCTACATCGAGCAGGAGAACATCCCGATCGTGCCGCTCTACTTCGCGGCCGAGCGCCCCGTGGTGCAACGCGACGGGCAGCTGATCATGGTCGACGACGAGCGCCTGCCGCTGAACCCCGGCGAGATGCCGGAGACGCGCCTGGTCCGGTTCCGGACGCTGGGCTGCTACCCGCTGACCGGGGCGGTGGAGAGCGACGCCGCGACGCTGCCGGAGATCATCGGCGAGACGCTGGCCGCCCGCACCTCCGAGCGGCAGGGCCGGGTGATCGACAAGGACGGCGCCGGCGCCATGGAGCGCAAGAAGCAGGAAGGTTACTTCTGA